One stretch of Cygnus olor isolate bCygOlo1 chromosome 1, bCygOlo1.pri.v2, whole genome shotgun sequence DNA includes these proteins:
- the GGACT gene encoding gamma-glutamylaminecyclotransferase isoform X2, which yields MAPWVPLGTMARVFVYGTLKKGQPNYKHMINTAKGIAKYQGRGRTVEKYPLVIAGKYNIPFMLNIPGTGHHVAGEIYTVDDQMLQFLDEFEGCPDMYQRTTMRIEVVEWEGKSSATGSSVMECFVYSTTTYQPEWVQLPYHDNYDSSGTHGLSYVLRESRD from the exons ATGGCTCCCTGGGTTCCTTTAG gtACGATGGCTCGTGTCTTTGTGTATGGCACGCTTAAGAAGGGCCAGCCCAACTACAAGCACATGATAAACACTGCCAAGGGGATAGCAAAATACCAAGGAAGGGGCCGCACCGTGGAGAAGTACCCTCTGGTGATCGCAGGGAAATACAACATCCCTTTCATGCTGAACATCCCGGGCACGGGGCACCACGTGGCCGGGGAGATTTACACTGTGGACGACCAGATGCTGCAGTTCCTCGACGAATTCGAAGGCTGCCCAGACATGTACCAGCGCACGACGATGAGAATCGAGGTGGTggagtgggaagggaaaagcagcgCGACCGGGAGCAGCGTGATGGAGTGCTTTGTGTACAGCACGACCACCTACCAGCCCGAGTGGGTCCAGCTGCCCTACCATGACAATTACGATTCCTCCGGGACTCACGGCCTCTCCTACGTGCTACGTGAGAGCAGGGATTAA
- the GGACT gene encoding gamma-glutamylaminecyclotransferase isoform X1 yields MARVFVYGTLKKGQPNYKHMINTAKGIAKYQGRGRTVEKYPLVIAGKYNIPFMLNIPGTGHHVAGEIYTVDDQMLQFLDEFEGCPDMYQRTTMRIEVVEWEGKSSATGSSVMECFVYSTTTYQPEWVQLPYHDNYDSSGTHGLSYVLRESRD; encoded by the coding sequence ATGGCTCGTGTCTTTGTGTATGGCACGCTTAAGAAGGGCCAGCCCAACTACAAGCACATGATAAACACTGCCAAGGGGATAGCAAAATACCAAGGAAGGGGCCGCACCGTGGAGAAGTACCCTCTGGTGATCGCAGGGAAATACAACATCCCTTTCATGCTGAACATCCCGGGCACGGGGCACCACGTGGCCGGGGAGATTTACACTGTGGACGACCAGATGCTGCAGTTCCTCGACGAATTCGAAGGCTGCCCAGACATGTACCAGCGCACGACGATGAGAATCGAGGTGGTggagtgggaagggaaaagcagcgCGACCGGGAGCAGCGTGATGGAGTGCTTTGTGTACAGCACGACCACCTACCAGCCCGAGTGGGTCCAGCTGCCCTACCATGACAATTACGATTCCTCCGGGACTCACGGCCTCTCCTACGTGCTACGTGAGAGCAGGGATTAA